The Candidatus Kapaibacterium sp. genome has a segment encoding these proteins:
- a CDS encoding Ig-like domain-containing protein produces MGRRWGYRTWAVLGLCCAVGVFLAGCANPLLPPGGPPDREPPQVVSTEPVSGTTHFRGNTIVLRFSEFVDKASVLASLSLQPQKPWRATWDWLGKTLSLRFTEPLDSNTTYVLTLGTDYRDIAGNTAAAAVSVVFSTGERIDRGQIEGRLVDAQPAGVFVLAYPLANLQPDTLNPAHTRARYWTQVGTAGTFRLQGLPDGEYRLFALRDADRDGLYTEGRDGIGTTVESVFVRADTPAVALLRLNPVLDQAPPELMDVRPQSQQRVRLVFSEPLDTASVQASAVVVEDSTGSVRLPIVAAYLVPGSSAMVELMMAQPVMDTLSLWFLHLLPGGIRDTSGNVVAPQQRRFRFRRGLDTAWVRWATVPPDSFQSLLPWQPLELIAEAPLDSTTAEVSIRDERGRAMPYRWEVVAPNHWRLWPQGRWDSEQWQQLRVHFRSRQLPGGRMLADTLLVRSFRSVDTRQYADLAGELQDSLRCRGPYILEVRATRGASGIWRQELPQPGPWRFRELPPGFYELEAFCDEDRNGRYSAGQAFPYRFAERFVRVGPIELKPRWSTEGVLVRMP; encoded by the coding sequence ATGGGGCGACGGTGGGGCTATAGAACGTGGGCTGTGTTAGGACTCTGCTGTGCGGTAGGGGTGTTCCTTGCAGGCTGCGCTAATCCATTGCTGCCCCCCGGGGGACCTCCGGATCGGGAACCGCCGCAAGTGGTCTCTACTGAGCCTGTCTCTGGGACGACGCACTTCCGCGGCAATACCATCGTGCTCCGCTTCAGCGAATTCGTGGACAAGGCCTCCGTATTGGCTTCTCTTTCGCTACAGCCGCAGAAACCCTGGAGAGCAACGTGGGATTGGCTCGGAAAGACGCTCTCGTTGCGCTTCACTGAACCGCTGGACTCCAACACAACGTACGTGCTCACGCTCGGTACTGACTACCGAGATATCGCTGGCAATACAGCGGCGGCTGCCGTTAGTGTCGTCTTCTCCACAGGCGAGCGCATCGATCGCGGCCAGATCGAGGGACGGCTCGTGGACGCACAGCCTGCTGGAGTCTTCGTGCTGGCATATCCTCTGGCCAATCTGCAACCCGATACCCTCAATCCAGCCCATACGCGCGCCCGGTACTGGACGCAGGTTGGGACTGCGGGGACCTTTCGGCTCCAAGGGCTGCCAGATGGGGAGTATCGGCTCTTCGCCCTGCGGGACGCTGACCGCGATGGCCTCTACACGGAGGGCCGAGACGGTATTGGGACGACGGTTGAGTCAGTGTTCGTCCGAGCGGATACCCCAGCCGTAGCGCTCCTCCGACTCAATCCTGTTCTTGACCAAGCCCCACCAGAGCTTATGGACGTTCGTCCGCAGAGTCAGCAGCGCGTGCGCTTGGTTTTCAGCGAGCCGCTGGACACGGCGTCGGTGCAGGCATCGGCCGTTGTTGTGGAGGACAGCACTGGTTCGGTGCGGTTGCCAATCGTGGCAGCATACCTGGTGCCGGGGAGCTCTGCAATGGTGGAGCTCATGATGGCTCAGCCTGTCATGGACACCTTGAGCTTGTGGTTTCTCCACCTGTTGCCAGGCGGGATTCGGGACACGTCCGGGAATGTTGTTGCACCGCAGCAACGACGTTTCCGCTTCCGCAGAGGGCTTGATACCGCATGGGTTCGCTGGGCTACTGTTCCGCCCGACAGCTTCCAGTCCCTTCTCCCGTGGCAGCCCCTCGAGCTCATTGCTGAAGCGCCGTTGGATAGCACAACCGCAGAAGTCTCCATTCGGGATGAACGCGGCCGGGCAATGCCGTACCGGTGGGAAGTGGTGGCTCCGAACCACTGGCGGCTATGGCCTCAAGGGCGATGGGACAGCGAGCAATGGCAGCAACTCCGAGTCCATTTCCGCTCCCGTCAGCTTCCTGGCGGACGCATGCTTGCCGATACGCTCTTGGTTCGCTCCTTCCGGAGCGTGGATACTCGCCAGTATGCGGACCTAGCCGGAGAACTCCAGGACAGCCTCCGGTGTCGTGGTCCTTACATCCTCGAGGTGCGGGCTACGCGCGGGGCTTCTGGAATCTGGCGGCAGGAGCTCCCCCAACCTGGTCCATGGCGCTTTCGGGAGCTTCCACCGGGCTTCTACGAGTTGGAGGCCTTCTGCGATGAGGACCGCAACGGACGCTACAGCGCTGGGCAGGCCTTCCCTTATCGCTTCGCCGAACGGTTTGTGCGAGTGGGGCCGATAGAGCTGAAGCCACGCTGGAGTACGGAGGGCGTCCTCGTCAGGATGCCGTAG
- a CDS encoding oligosaccharide flippase family protein yields MPRASRQLLRSVASFLIADGLGIIGAVLFSILLGRLRGAEELGLYSFSMAQALLLQLFVEANFAVTLPQEVARTGTIASPLRQAQLAKWYLALIGFPLGVGLTIGLGRADALAPTVAAFVVSLFHSFVSSYAALLQGLGALQLLGAVIAVSSTLGALAGIAAVVAGWPLVPVILVQGGVGALSAWVWFGIALRRWQPGWPLWRTYAVEFLRDVFARGVRGTWEAVLDVLRERWYWIAFGFVTNGYMRFGVLFLGWVGAEAAAIGAYSAAQRFMMVLRMIPNAFFRVLLPQFAKLPDQFSELWAVGMSAAVGVPIAAGIYGAAPWLIEWTFRIPEAVAMLQVLAWALPGVMLSHLAEAYGLTLRGRQRQIVLWAAVVLGLGFLSAASLLPPWGSIAVAYVYVGMETLYALGVMLMVWGQRRKVRHGATVGL; encoded by the coding sequence ATGCCGAGGGCCTCACGGCAGCTGCTGAGGTCGGTAGCCTCATTCCTGATCGCTGACGGACTGGGGATCATTGGGGCTGTGCTCTTCTCCATCCTCTTAGGGCGGCTTCGGGGGGCAGAGGAGTTGGGGCTATACTCGTTCAGCATGGCGCAGGCGCTGCTTTTGCAGCTGTTTGTAGAGGCAAACTTTGCTGTGACACTGCCGCAGGAGGTGGCCCGTACTGGCACGATAGCCTCCCCACTGCGCCAAGCACAGCTTGCGAAGTGGTACTTGGCGCTGATAGGGTTTCCGCTGGGGGTCGGACTCACGATTGGGCTGGGAAGGGCTGATGCGCTTGCGCCAACGGTGGCAGCGTTTGTCGTCTCGCTCTTCCATAGCTTCGTAAGTAGCTACGCGGCTCTCCTCCAGGGACTTGGGGCGCTACAGCTCTTGGGGGCTGTGATTGCCGTCAGCAGCACGTTGGGGGCTTTGGCAGGGATTGCTGCGGTAGTGGCTGGGTGGCCGCTCGTGCCTGTGATTCTCGTCCAAGGAGGTGTTGGTGCACTCTCTGCATGGGTGTGGTTCGGGATTGCTCTTCGACGTTGGCAACCAGGGTGGCCTCTGTGGCGGACGTATGCGGTGGAGTTCCTCCGCGATGTCTTTGCTCGAGGGGTGCGGGGTACGTGGGAGGCTGTCCTCGATGTACTTCGGGAGCGGTGGTATTGGATTGCCTTCGGCTTTGTGACGAATGGCTACATGCGCTTTGGGGTCCTCTTCCTCGGTTGGGTAGGGGCTGAGGCAGCCGCTATCGGGGCTTACTCCGCAGCACAGCGATTCATGATGGTCCTGCGGATGATCCCGAACGCTTTCTTCCGGGTCCTACTCCCGCAGTTCGCGAAGCTGCCCGACCAGTTCTCGGAGCTTTGGGCTGTGGGAATGAGTGCTGCTGTAGGCGTCCCGATCGCCGCTGGCATCTACGGTGCTGCGCCGTGGCTCATAGAGTGGACCTTCCGGATACCAGAAGCGGTGGCGATGCTGCAAGTATTGGCGTGGGCACTGCCGGGAGTGATGCTCTCGCATCTTGCTGAAGCTTACGGTCTGACCCTTCGAGGGCGACAACGCCAGATCGTGCTGTGGGCAGCGGTAGTCTTGGGGCTGGGCTTCCTGTCGGCAGCATCGTTGCTGCCTCCGTGGGGGAGCATCGCCGTTGCATACGTCTACGTCGGCATGGAGACGCTCTATGCTCTCGGGGTCATGCTCATGGTCTGGGGACAGCGTCGCAAGGTGCGGCATGGGGCGACGGTGGGGCTATAG
- a CDS encoding deoxyhypusine synthase yields the protein MPTKHEYLRPELAIEHLDITRYPDIAPLVEAMGRMAFQARNLHQAAHIYEQMLQDERCTVILCLAGSLVSAGLRRVIADAIRFRMVDVIVSTGAIIVDQDFFEALGFRHYQGSPRVDDDELRELMIDRIYDTFIDEEELRVCDHTVAELAEQLPPGVYSSREFIAAMGQYLVARGIGEESIVRTAYEHGVPIFVPAFSDCSAGFGLVLHQHRHPERHVAIDSVKDFRELTYLKIRAGETGLVMVGGGVPKNFAQDVVVAADILGHAVPMHKYAIQITVADERDGGLSGSTLREASSWGKVAGTYEQMVFAEATLALPLLVGYVYHRGVWRQRQPKRWMDAFTSPEVLRSAVLSLP from the coding sequence ATGCCAACGAAGCACGAATATCTCCGCCCGGAGCTCGCTATAGAGCACCTTGACATTACACGCTACCCCGACATTGCTCCTCTGGTGGAGGCAATGGGGCGCATGGCGTTCCAGGCTCGGAACCTCCACCAAGCTGCACATATCTACGAGCAGATGCTGCAAGACGAGCGCTGTACGGTTATCCTCTGCTTGGCTGGCTCGTTGGTCAGCGCGGGGTTGCGACGGGTGATTGCCGACGCCATCCGTTTCCGGATGGTGGATGTCATCGTCTCTACCGGCGCCATCATCGTGGACCAAGACTTCTTTGAGGCTCTGGGCTTCCGACACTACCAAGGTTCGCCGCGGGTGGACGACGACGAGCTGCGGGAGCTCATGATTGACCGCATTTACGACACCTTCATCGATGAGGAGGAACTGCGGGTGTGCGACCATACCGTCGCTGAACTCGCAGAGCAGCTTCCTCCAGGCGTCTACAGCTCGCGGGAGTTCATCGCTGCGATGGGACAGTACTTGGTTGCGCGAGGGATTGGAGAGGAGTCCATCGTGCGGACGGCATACGAGCACGGCGTGCCCATCTTCGTTCCGGCCTTCTCTGACTGTTCAGCTGGATTTGGCCTGGTACTCCACCAGCATCGCCACCCAGAACGGCATGTGGCGATTGATTCCGTGAAGGACTTTCGGGAGCTCACCTACCTGAAGATCCGGGCGGGTGAGACAGGGTTGGTCATGGTGGGCGGTGGGGTGCCGAAGAACTTCGCGCAAGACGTGGTGGTCGCGGCAGATATCTTGGGACATGCCGTGCCGATGCACAAGTACGCCATCCAGATCACAGTCGCTGACGAGCGTGATGGAGGGCTTTCGGGCTCTACTCTCCGGGAGGCCAGCTCATGGGGGAAGGTTGCGGGAACATACGAGCAGATGGTCTTCGCCGAAGCTACATTGGCCCTTCCGCTCCTGGTAGGCTACGTCTACCATCGGGGTGTGTGGAGGCAGCGGCAGCCGAAGCGCTGGATGGATGCTTTCACCTCTCCCGAAGTCCTGCGGTCTGCGGTGCTCTCCCTACCTTAG
- a CDS encoding SIS domain-containing protein: MESCPFQSRIAEAITESIAVKRRLLEECSQDIQRCGELLIETYRRGGKALLCGNGGSAADSQHLAAELVIRLRGHVNRAAIAAMALTVDSSILTAGGNDLGFENVFARQVEAYGRPGDVLIAISTSGNSENVLRAVQQAQRQQMSVIGLLGAGGGRILPYCTAAVVVPSHVTARIQEAHILVGHIWCEMLEEALFPELFA, translated from the coding sequence ATGGAGAGCTGCCCCTTCCAGAGTCGAATTGCTGAAGCCATTACCGAATCTATCGCCGTGAAGCGTCGGCTCCTGGAGGAGTGTAGTCAAGACATCCAGCGCTGTGGGGAACTGCTCATAGAGACCTACCGCCGTGGGGGGAAGGCCTTGCTCTGTGGAAATGGAGGTAGTGCCGCTGACAGCCAGCACCTGGCTGCCGAATTGGTCATACGGCTGCGAGGACACGTCAACAGAGCCGCTATTGCCGCCATGGCGCTGACTGTGGATAGCTCTATCCTAACAGCGGGCGGAAACGACCTGGGTTTCGAGAATGTGTTTGCCCGTCAGGTAGAAGCATACGGGCGTCCCGGGGATGTCTTGATTGCTATCTCCACCAGCGGTAACTCGGAGAATGTGCTCCGCGCTGTGCAGCAGGCGCAACGGCAGCAGATGAGTGTCATTGGGCTGTTAGGCGCTGGTGGTGGACGAATCCTGCCGTACTGCACTGCTGCTGTTGTGGTGCCCAGTCACGTGACTGCGCGGATTCAGGAGGCCCACATTCTCGTGGGGCACATCTGGTGCGAGATGCTGGAAGAGGCACTCTTTCCGGAGCTCTTCGCGTAG
- a CDS encoding PKD domain-containing protein, translating to MWLGFLFLTVAVAHESVAQCLLYPVPLWERVAESELVVEGQLVREWVVEEPSRRMLYTVWELAVTKHFHGVLPGPRLRVAREGGVLGDRAVVVEPSAPLRLGSVGLFFLQRLPTLEPIEGQMYTLTAGPQGVILYELAEQRGYDPFATYSLLELYRELEQLTGRPYREYAPVPQPQGLRKGEPMQPMANITSFTPSTIPAGTFDTLRILGSGFGSTAGSVRFRNPDDGGSSWVSVPSNHIVLWTDTEIRVIVPTQAGTGTFQVITSANQTITSPSQVTIPYALLTISSGGVRYPVRLVNHNGSGGYTLVPNSNFAANTAAFQAFMQALQTWRCSTYVNFGLMETTTNINCPSDDGTNIVSFDATSCSLPSGVLGATYNYYTACSMGGQQYWRRAGFDLVFRRTAPGGGWNFGPQLPSSTQYDFESVALHELGHAHLLGHIIAAGQLMHYAIGPGQTTRTLGEQTDRAGGLRVMQLSTASAPCGPGAMVPLTSSTCVVGRPVAGFGAQPRQGCVPLTVAFSDSSTGATSWAWDVNGDGATDYTTRNCVHTYQQPGQYTVRLIVSNSYGSDTLVRTNYITVYPLPVADAGTDRAVCPGESIRLGGAPTASGGTAPYQYAWEPTTGLDDPTSANPTARLETSQQYVLTVTDARGCQARDTVTIVVRPRPEPRLSVIGQTAFCEGDSVRLVAPIGYQRYRWNTGDTVRVLTVRRGGPYWVMAQDAFGCWGTSDTVVVTVYPLPQAQVTGPSAACAGDTASYRATLPQAGDWFEWMVLGGQLLRGQGMAEVLVRWTTPGTGRLLLRQRSQYGCEALSDTFRVVVHPLPRPAVTVVGRAAFCEGDSAVLEAPAGYLRHRWSTGDTTRRIVVRSAGTYYVEVVSTAGCRGASDSVTIRVYPLPPKPDIERRGDTLICTREAAAYRWYLNGQPIVGATGRRLVARLSGSYAVEITDSNGCRNMSDPIGVVVSVALQPGGMAPCVPNPVGDFLWVELPEEVETAQVVLSDVLGRTVWSGTAQRMGKQYATVPVRSLPAGVYAVRFGGWRGQIVCYVVKY from the coding sequence ATGTGGCTAGGGTTCCTGTTCCTTACAGTTGCCGTGGCGCATGAGTCAGTAGCTCAGTGCCTACTGTATCCGGTGCCACTTTGGGAGCGGGTGGCCGAAAGCGAGCTAGTAGTGGAGGGACAGCTGGTGCGAGAATGGGTTGTTGAAGAGCCATCCCGACGGATGCTCTACACGGTGTGGGAGCTCGCTGTGACGAAGCATTTCCATGGGGTGCTGCCAGGACCACGGCTACGTGTAGCGCGGGAGGGTGGGGTCCTCGGGGACCGAGCCGTCGTCGTTGAGCCATCAGCGCCGTTACGGCTGGGGAGCGTAGGGCTCTTCTTCTTGCAGCGCCTCCCTACATTGGAGCCGATAGAAGGCCAGATGTACACACTCACAGCAGGTCCACAGGGGGTGATACTGTACGAGCTTGCTGAGCAGAGGGGTTATGATCCTTTCGCCACTTATTCACTACTGGAGCTCTATCGGGAGCTAGAACAGCTGACGGGGCGGCCTTACCGGGAGTATGCTCCGGTACCCCAACCCCAGGGCCTACGGAAGGGGGAGCCAATGCAGCCGATGGCGAACATCACAAGCTTCACTCCCAGCACGATTCCTGCGGGCACGTTTGACACACTACGGATTTTGGGCTCTGGGTTCGGGAGCACTGCCGGAAGTGTCCGCTTCCGGAATCCAGACGATGGCGGGAGTTCGTGGGTTAGCGTACCGAGCAACCACATCGTGCTGTGGACCGATACTGAGATTCGGGTTATCGTCCCAACACAGGCTGGAACAGGCACGTTCCAAGTCATAACCTCTGCCAACCAGACCATCACTTCCCCCAGCCAGGTCACCATCCCTTACGCACTGCTGACGATTTCCTCCGGCGGTGTGCGCTACCCAGTGCGCCTAGTGAACCACAACGGCAGTGGTGGGTATACGCTGGTGCCAAACAGCAACTTCGCCGCAAACACGGCGGCATTCCAGGCGTTCATGCAAGCGCTCCAGACATGGCGCTGTAGCACGTACGTGAACTTTGGCCTCATGGAGACAACGACCAACATCAACTGTCCCTCCGACGACGGGACGAACATCGTCAGCTTTGACGCTACCTCGTGCTCGCTACCGAGTGGCGTTCTAGGGGCAACTTACAACTACTACACTGCGTGCTCCATGGGGGGCCAACAGTACTGGAGGCGGGCCGGTTTTGACCTCGTCTTTCGGCGTACGGCTCCAGGCGGGGGGTGGAACTTCGGCCCGCAGCTGCCGAGCAGCACTCAGTACGACTTCGAGTCCGTTGCGCTCCACGAGTTGGGGCATGCCCATCTGCTGGGGCACATCATTGCAGCAGGACAGCTGATGCACTACGCCATCGGCCCAGGGCAGACTACACGGACTCTAGGTGAACAGACGGACAGAGCTGGTGGACTCCGGGTTATGCAGCTCAGCACTGCTAGTGCGCCGTGCGGTCCAGGGGCTATGGTGCCGTTGACATCGAGTACTTGCGTTGTCGGCCGTCCAGTAGCTGGCTTTGGGGCACAACCACGCCAAGGCTGCGTTCCACTGACGGTTGCCTTCTCGGATTCCAGCACTGGTGCCACGAGCTGGGCGTGGGATGTAAATGGCGATGGGGCTACTGATTACACGACCCGCAACTGTGTCCACACGTACCAGCAGCCTGGCCAGTACACGGTGCGGCTGATTGTCAGCAACTCGTACGGTAGTGACACCTTGGTGCGTACCAACTACATCACGGTCTACCCATTGCCCGTAGCAGACGCAGGGACAGATCGAGCCGTCTGCCCTGGTGAGAGCATCCGTTTAGGGGGCGCTCCGACGGCTTCGGGCGGGACGGCCCCCTACCAATATGCTTGGGAGCCCACCACAGGGCTGGACGACCCCACGAGTGCAAACCCTACGGCGCGGCTGGAGACCTCACAGCAGTACGTGCTGACCGTTACCGATGCTCGGGGGTGTCAGGCACGAGATACGGTGACCATTGTCGTACGTCCGCGGCCTGAGCCGAGGCTCTCAGTCATTGGGCAGACGGCATTCTGTGAGGGTGATAGCGTCCGTCTGGTTGCGCCGATAGGCTACCAGCGCTATCGCTGGAACACGGGTGATACAGTGCGTGTCCTGACGGTGCGCCGTGGTGGCCCATACTGGGTAATGGCACAAGATGCTTTCGGCTGTTGGGGGACTTCGGATACGGTTGTGGTGACAGTGTATCCACTGCCCCAGGCACAAGTTACAGGACCGTCCGCTGCCTGTGCTGGAGATACTGCGTCATACCGTGCAACTCTGCCACAGGCGGGCGACTGGTTTGAGTGGATGGTGCTGGGAGGTCAACTCCTCCGTGGCCAGGGGATGGCTGAGGTACTGGTGCGCTGGACAACCCCTGGCACAGGCCGTCTGCTCCTGCGGCAGCGGAGCCAGTATGGATGCGAGGCCCTCAGTGATACCTTCCGGGTGGTCGTCCATCCGTTGCCACGGCCGGCAGTGACGGTTGTCGGTCGTGCGGCCTTCTGTGAGGGCGATAGTGCCGTGCTAGAGGCACCGGCGGGATATCTCCGCCACCGCTGGAGTACTGGTGATACAACACGTCGCATCGTCGTGCGGAGTGCAGGGACTTACTACGTGGAGGTCGTCTCTACTGCAGGCTGTAGAGGGGCTTCCGATTCGGTGACAATTCGGGTCTATCCGCTGCCACCGAAGCCGGACATTGAGCGCCGTGGCGATACGCTCATCTGCACTCGGGAGGCAGCCGCTTACCGATGGTATCTCAACGGACAGCCGATTGTCGGTGCAACAGGACGCCGCCTGGTGGCACGACTCTCGGGGAGCTACGCCGTGGAGATCACAGACAGCAACGGCTGTCGGAACATGTCCGATCCGATAGGGGTCGTTGTCAGTGTGGCTCTGCAGCCTGGAGGGATGGCGCCGTGTGTTCCGAACCCTGTTGGCGACTTCCTCTGGGTGGAGCTGCCAGAGGAAGTTGAGACGGCCCAGGTGGTGCTGAGCGACGTCCTCGGTCGGACGGTGTGGAGCGGGACTGCGCAGAGGATGGGGAAGCAGTATGCTACTGTGCCTGTCCGGTCGCTCCCTGCAGGGGTCTATGCAGTCCGCTTCGGCGGGTGGCGAGGGCAGATTGTGTGCTACGTCGTCAAGTACTGA
- a CDS encoding co-chaperone GroES family protein: MLALLERVVVVGDRVLIRPRVGEVRTKSGLYLPPGVRENERVQTGYVVKVGPGYLVPAPPEWEEPWKPREVQYLPLQAREGDLAIYLQRDALELELEGERYVVVPHSSILLLIRDEELLEG; this comes from the coding sequence ATGTTAGCACTATTGGAACGGGTTGTTGTTGTTGGTGATCGCGTGCTCATCAGACCCCGGGTTGGGGAAGTACGGACAAAGTCAGGGCTGTACCTGCCGCCGGGAGTCCGGGAGAACGAGAGGGTACAGACTGGCTACGTCGTCAAAGTGGGCCCAGGCTACTTAGTTCCAGCCCCGCCGGAGTGGGAGGAGCCGTGGAAGCCTCGTGAAGTCCAGTACCTCCCGCTCCAGGCGCGAGAAGGGGACTTGGCGATCTACCTTCAGCGGGATGCCTTAGAGCTGGAGTTAGAAGGGGAACGGTATGTCGTCGTGCCTCATTCCTCTATCTTGCTGCTCATCCGGGACGAGGAGCTATTGGAGGGGTAG